Proteins co-encoded in one Hypanus sabinus isolate sHypSab1 unplaced genomic scaffold, sHypSab1.hap1 scaffold_2819, whole genome shotgun sequence genomic window:
- the LOC132388239 gene encoding kinesin-like protein KIF13B, translating into MVPTAGSGIPGSPAKWSPATGMETHVPVIFLDLNTNDFSSQEDLDGPEPGGLDASLVDEDVDEILELQIAKHHDTEVKAEASWDSNVHDCASLSKGTPADERVFLIVKAAVKLSHPADMQLVLRKRICVNVYSRQGFAQNFLRRMSHRSTLNACGVTFEIVSNIPEDAQASEDRETLARMAAELENAESAEKEAYIEKYLRSVLAVENILTLDRLRQVNVNDNV; encoded by the exons ATGGTCCCAACAGCTGGGAGTGGAATCCCAGGCTCCCCGGCAAAATG GAGCCCGGCTACTGGAATGGAAACACATGTTCCTGTTATTTTTCTTGATTTAAACA CAAATGACTTCAGCTCCCAGGAAGATCTTGACGGAccggaacctggtggtctggATGCCAGCCTTGTAGATGAAGATGTCGATGAAATTTTAGAACTGCAAATTGCAAAGCATCATGATACAGAG GTGAAAGCAGAGGCTTCGTGGGACTCCAATGTCCATGACTGTGCGTCACTGAGCAAAGGAACACCAGCTGATGAGCGTGTTTTCCTCATCGTGAAGGCGGCGGTGAAGCTGAGTCATCCTGCCGACATGCAGCTGGTGCTGCGTAAGCGCATCTGTGTGAACGTCTACAGCCGGCAG GGTTTTGCACAAAATTTCCTGAGAAGAATGTCCCACAGAAGTACACTGAATGCATGTGGAGTGACCTTTGAGATTGTCTCCAATATCCCAGAG GATGCTCAGGCATCTGAAGACCGTGAAACCCTGGCACGGATGGCAGCAGAACTGGAAAATGCGGAGTCTGCTGAGAAGGAAGCCTACATTGAGAAATACCTGCGCAGTGTACTGGCGGTAGAGAACATTCTTACACTGGACCGCCTACGCCAGGTGAATGTCAATGATAATGTCTGA